Proteins encoded within one genomic window of Terriglobus sp. TAA 43:
- a CDS encoding DUF4231 domain-containing protein, with the protein MENVVGEIDPTMARLEDQINWYDRKSLRDQAMFKRIKVTEIAAAAFIPFLATLSIPHGNQIAALLGILITLLEGMLHLNQYQANWIAYRSTCEALRHEKYVYLGKASPYSQVSDPHALLAERVESLVSQEHAKWASTALTAATKRP; encoded by the coding sequence ATGGAAAATGTCGTCGGAGAGATTGATCCCACAATGGCTCGCTTGGAAGACCAGATCAACTGGTATGACCGGAAAAGCCTGCGAGATCAAGCAATGTTCAAGCGTATCAAGGTGACTGAAATCGCTGCTGCCGCCTTCATCCCTTTCCTCGCAACCTTATCCATTCCGCATGGGAATCAGATAGCAGCCCTGCTCGGCATATTGATCACATTACTCGAAGGCATGCTTCATTTGAACCAGTATCAGGCCAATTGGATTGCTTACCGATCAACGTGCGAAGCACTTCGGCACGAGAAATATGTCTATCTCGGTAAAGCATCCCCGTATTCGCAGGTAAGCGATCCCCATGCTCTGCTGGCCGAGCGTGTCGAGTCGCTTGTCTCTCAGGAGCACGCAAAGTGGGCTTCTACGGCACTCACCGCCGCGACCAAACGACCTTAA